AGTTATTAAACAAAATATTATGAATCTCCCAACAGAGCAACAAGCTCATGACCTCATAGAAAAATATTCAAGTTCTACGCAACAGCATCTTTATCAAGTTTGAGCTATTATGAAGTATTTCGCAGCAAAACTTTGAGAAGACACACATTATTGGTGGCTTGTTTGAGTATTGCACGATATAGATTGGGACCATATTGAAAAGGATGGGAGTAAGCATATGAAGGATGATTTTGAATCAATACTTTCAGAAATAGACGCTCCATCAGAGTTACTAGGAGATATAAGAGCTCATGGTTTTTTTCTTGATGGTATCGAAGAAGAACCAAACACACTTGTAAGAAAATATATAAATGCAGTAGATGAACTCTCAGGATTTATTTGGGCATATTTTCGAATGATTCCAAGCGAAGATGTTATGGATATCAAAGCTAAATCTATAAAGAAGAAACTTAAAGATAAGTGATTTGCAGCAGGAGTAGATAGAGAACATACGATGAATTGTGAAACCATGCTTGATATTCCACTGGACGATTTTATAGAAGATATTAAATATGCACTCAAAGAGAGTGACAGGACCTGGATAAAGTAATTATAGAAGTCGATTTTTTATACCATTTAAAAAAATTTTTTTCAAAGCGTGTAAATCTCAAAGTTCGTACACTGCATTGTACGCAAACTCATATTCATATAAATTTACATCTCTAAATGTAATAGCACTACATCAATGAGATATCAGAATAGCATTTACAAGTATTCTACTGAGTTCAAGATTATAATTACTATATGGAGCAATATAAGGCAAGAATACGAGTACAAAAAATGCTTTTTCGTATACATTGTCGATTTTTTCTAGTTTTTCCAAAAATAATTCAAATTGAGTTTCTAGAAAATGTAAATCAGCAATAGTTTGATAACTAGTATTTTTTATAAAAAGTTGAAAACTTCTCAGGGTTCATTGCAAGTGAGTTTCGATTTTTCATTGAGTAAGTAATGTATGAAGTTCATGAATTTCTATTTCACTGGTAAATGCATCTGCGTTTCATTCAAACAAAATATTGATAATGTTTTTATAATTGAGTATTTTTTGACTATGAGTATAGGAAACTCACTTAGGAAAATGACCGAACTTAATACAAACTTCAGTATCTAAAAGTGAGTAAGATGTTTCTCATTCTAAAATATTGGAATAATAACTCAGTTCTATATATATATTTTCCATAAGGGATAGATTTTCCGTGTAGGAGTAACGAAATCTCTTCTTTTCTTGAAGTTTTAGTATTGTTTCTTCACTCAGTAAAAAATCTTGATTTGGAATATAAGAGCTCAAAAAATCTTCGTTATATATTTTTATTTCTCGTTTTGATACTGCTTGAGATAAATAGGACTGAACATTAACGGGTTCAGTATATTTTCATGGAGTTGTTCGTATCATTTTGTTTTCAAACAATAGAGACTTGAAGTCCTGTGTTAATGTATGCGTATCAACTTTTAGCACATTCATAACTGACAAGGCATCTATCTCACCTGATTCTTTCAGAAGTTCTAAAATTAAATTTTTACGTTGAGCTGAATCCATAATATAATTTACAAGTTATAAAAAAATACTAACATACTTTTGAATATTACACTACAAATCGTACTATATTTAAAATACCACTTAAATTTAAATTATGAAAAAAAATAAACTTTGAAATACGTGAATTGATGTCACGAAAATATGTCTTGGAACCATGACTTGGGGACATCAAAATACAGAACTAGATGCCCATAATCAACTCGATTATGCTATTCTAGAAGCGTGAATAAATTTTATAGATACTGCTGAGGTCTATGCTATTCCACCATCACCAGATACAAGCTGACTTACAGAAAAATATATAGGAACTTGGTTTGCTAAAAATCCATGAATCAGAGAGTCAATTATTCTTGCAAGTAAGTTTGTCGGACCTTGAATGGATTGGATTAGAAACGGACGAGGGTTACATGCTCCTGATATGCGAGCTGCAGTAGAAGGGAGTTTAGAAAGACTTCAAACTGATTATATAGACCTCTACCAATTACATTGGCCACAACGGTCCGTCAATAAAATGGGGAAAATGAATTATGAGTCATCGATGCATTCTTCTCTTGATCACGAAGAAGATCATATTGTATCACTTCTCAGAGCATTTGAAGAATTACAGAAAGAATGAAAAGTAAAGTATCTTGGACTTTCTAATGAAACTCCTTGGGGAACAATGAAGTTTTTAGAGCTTGCTCGAAAACATAATCTTCCTGAAATACAAACAGTCCAAAATCCATATTCTCTTTTAAATAGGCAATATGAAGTTGGCTGAGCTGAAATATCATTATTTGAATGAGTAGGACTTCTAGCCTACTCTCCACTCGCTGGATGAGTTCTCACATGAAAATATAATAATGGCCAAATGCCTAAAGGTTCTCGATACGAAACTTGGGGAAGTGCGAGACAAAAACAAAATCTTAATGATCGAGCTCTAAGCTTTGTGGAGAGCCTCCAAAATATCGCAGATAAAGTAGGTATTTCAGTAACTCAACTTTCACTTGCTTGGGTCAATCAAAAGGAATATGTTCATGGAAA
This sequence is a window from Candidatus Gracilibacteria bacterium. Protein-coding genes within it:
- a CDS encoding hydrolase — protein: MNLPTEQQAHDLIEKYSSSTQQHLYQVGAIMKYFAAKLGEDTHYWWLVGVLHDIDWDHIEKDGSKHMKDDFESILSEIDAPSELLGDIRAHGFFLDGIEEEPNTLVRKYINAVDELSGFIWAYFRMIPSEDVMDIKAKSIKKKLKDKGFAAGVDREHTMNCETMLDIPLDDFIEDIKYALKESDRTWIK
- a CDS encoding aldo/keto reductase — translated: MKKNKLGNTGIDVTKICLGTMTWGHQNTELDAHNQLDYAILEAGINFIDTAEVYAIPPSPDTSGLTEKYIGTWFAKNPGIRESIILASKFVGPGMDWIRNGRGLHAPDMRAAVEGSLERLQTDYIDLYQLHWPQRSVNKMGKMNYESSMHSSLDHEEDHIVSLLRAFEELQKEGKVKYLGLSNETPWGTMKFLELARKHNLPEIQTVQNPYSLLNRQYEVGGAEISLFEGVGLLAYSPLAGGVLTGKYNNGQMPKGSRYETWGSARQKQNLNDRALSFVESLQNIADKVGISVTQLSLAWVNQKEYVHGNIIGATTLEQLKEDIDSINIRLGDETLHEIDSIFSQNPNPATY